In the genome of Anaerolineaceae bacterium oral taxon 439, the window GCGATAACGCTCGCTGAAATGGATTCCGTAAAGCTGATGGATCGGGTCGATCGGAAATACGTTTTAAAGCTGCATGATCTTCCGGAGATTTTAGCGTCGGTTCGCGGCGATTATCGGATTTTATCCGTTGAAGGAGCGCGGCTCAATCATTACCGGACGGTTTATTTTGATACCGACGGTTTCGAGCTTTATGCGAATCATGTTACGCTGCGGAAGAACCGTTATAAGGTCCGCGTTCGCGAATACTCGGAATCGCGCCTGACCTTTTTAGAAGTCAAGCGCAAGACGAATAACGGGCGGACGATTAAGACGCGCGAGCCGATCGGATCTTTTACTGAGATGTCGGCGGGAGGCGAGCGCCTTGAAATCGAGCTGGCTGGAAACGTTCGGCGGCTCGGCGCGAAGCTCTGGAATAATTTCAGCCGCATGACCCTCGTCAGCCGAACCGGACAGGAGCGCGTCACGATCGACGTCGGTATTTCGCTGTTGACGCCGGAAAACGCGCTGTATCTGGATCGGATCGCGGTCGCGGAGGTCAAAACCGGGAGCTCGGCTCAGGCTTCGTTGTTTGCGAATCAGATGAAAGCCTATCGCTATCATGCGCAGTCGTTCAGTAAATACGCCGTCGGGATTAACGCGCTGTACGACGGCGTGAAAAAGAATGCGATGAAGCCGATCATGCTGCAATTAAAAAAGATGATGGGAGGGACGTCATGATGTCAGACGTGAGTTTATATTTTATTGGTTTTTTGATTAATTTCATGGTCGCGTTCGCGCTGGTCCGCTGGATTTATTATCCGTCCTCGCCGGTCAAGTCGCATGTGTTTACCTTTTTAGCGTTCAACACGATTATTTATTTTGTGATCAGTATTCTGACCGATTCTGAAATGGGCGTGGGGATTGGCTTTGGGCTTTTCGCGATTTTCTCGCTGCTCCGCTATCGGACCGATCCGATTCCGATCCGCGAAATGACGTACCTGTTTATTATCGTCGCGCTTCCGGTCATGAATTCGGCGGCGACGTCGGATCGGAAATGGCTGGAAATGATCCTTGCGAACGGGATTGTCCTGCTCGTTCTCTGGGTCCTTGAAAAGGAATGGGGGTTCCGGTATGAGGTTTCGAAAACGATCCTGTATGAAAAGATCGACCTGATCATTCCAGAGCGGTACCCGGAACTGATCGCTGATCTCGAAAAGCGGACAGGACTGAAAATAAAGCGGGCCCGGATTGGAAAGCTGGATTTCATGCGCGATACCGCGACGATCGAAGTTTTTACGGAAGGCGCGGGCGAGAGGGGCCTCGTGAAGTACAATTCGGACAGTCGGATTTCCGTGAAGTCCGATATGGATGACGACGATTAATCAGATTTCTTTTTCAGACAGCGGGGGCGGCGATGGCTCGGAAAATTCTGGTGGTTGACGATACGAAGAATATGCAGGCGATGCTGCGCGATTTTCTCGAAACGCAGGATTTCGCGGTCGTCGCCGCCTCGGATGGCGTCGAGGCGTTCAACGTCCTCAGGAATGGCCCGGTTGATCTGATCCTGCTGGATATTATGATGCCCAATATGGACGGTTTCCAATTTATTACGCAGCTGAAACGCAGCTCGAATATTCCGGTGATAATGGTAACCGCCCGGCAGCAGGAATCGGATATCGTTCGGGGCTTCGAGCTGGGGGCGGACGATTACGTCGTCAAGCCGTTCCGGTTCCGCGAATTGCTGATGCGAATGCGTGCCGTGCTCCGGCGTTCAGCGGCGGCGAGCGAAGAGCCGGACGATCTTGTCGTCGGCCGGCTGACGCTCAGCCGCGCGGCGCATAAGGTTTTCAAGGCTGGGCAGCCGATCGACTTTACCCCGCTCGAATTTTTCGTTCTGGAGACGCTGATGCGCAGTCCCGGGCAGGTCGTCAAGCGCGCCGATCTCAGTATCCGCCTGATCGAAAACGGGTTCAGCGGATCGGAAGCGACGCTGAAAATTCATGTCCGCAATATCCGGCTCAAGCTGGGCGACGACTTGAACCGGCCGGTCTATATCGAGACGGTTTTCGGGATCGGGTACCGTTTTCTCGAAAACGCCGGATGAAAGGACGCGGGGTGAAAAAAATCGAGATCAGGGATTCGATCCGGGGGAAGTTCATCCTCTCTTACTTAGCGGTAGCGCTGATTGTCGTTGGTTTTGTGATCGTTTTTATCTATCTGAACAGCGGGCAATCCTTAATGAGTCTCGTCGTCGAGCAGGAAACGGCAGCGTTGAAAGCGTCGGTCCTGGCATACTATCAGGAATATGGGACGCTCGAAGGTTTCTGGATGGCGAACCGCGGGTTCGGCGGCCCGGGCGGCGGTCCGCCCCCGGACGAAGGCCCGGACATGCATGGGGATTTCCGGGCGGGGAACCTGCGGGGGCTTTGCGGGCTGGTCGACGCGGAGGGAAAAGTCATTCTTCCACTGGACGGGGCTGGCCCGGGGGAAACGGTTCCGGAGGAGTTCCTGAAATACGCGATCGAGGTTGAGGCCGGCGGACGGACGATCGCCAGAATTGTCCCGGAGCGAAAGCGCGAGTTCAAGCTCAGCAGTGAGGAAGAGCTCTATCTGAACCGCATGACGAAAGCGGTGGCGCTGGCGGGGTTATCCGGCGCGGCGCTGGCGATTTTTCTCGGCGTCCTGATATCGAGCGGGATCCTGAAACCGATCCGGCGGCTGACGCTGGCGTCGAAGGCATTGGCCGCCGGCGATCTCAGCCAGAACGTTGAAATTACGTCTAAGGACGAGCTGGGGCAGCTGACCGAGACGTTTAATCGGATGAGCGCGGATTTAGCGCGCGTCGATTCGCAGCGCAAGCGGCTGACCGCCGATATTACGCATGACCTGAGCACGCCGCTCCAGATCATTTCCGGGTATATCGAGATGGTCGAGGATGAAACGATTCAGCTCACGCCGCAGCGTATCCGAATCATCAAGACGGAGCTGGATCACCTGCGCCGGCTGGTCAGCGATCTGACGACGCTGAGTCAGGCGGAAGGCGGCGGGCTGACGCTTCAGCCGGAGCCGATTCAGCCGGCGGAGCTCTTAGACCAGCTCTACAGCACGTATCAGCCGATTGCGGCCGGACAGGGCGTGACGATGCGCTTTGCGGACGGCGGGGGCGCGCCGCTGACGGCCGATCCCGGACGGCTCCGTCAGACGATCCAGAATCTGGTTGAAAACGCGCTTCGATACACGCCGCGCGGCGGCGAAATAACGCTGTTGCTGCAGACGGAGGCCGGTCGGGTAAAAATCGCCGTGACCGACACGGGCAGCGGGATCGATCCCGCGGATATTCCGTACGTTTTCGACCGCTTTTATCGCGCCGATCCGGCGCGGGACGCGAACGCGGGGAAAATGGGCCTGGGGCTTTCGATCTGCAAAGCGCTGACTATCGTCCAGGGCGGAACGATCGCGGTCCGTTCAGCGGGAAAAGGAAAGGGGACGACGTTCGAGCTCTCGTTCCCTGCCGACCGACGCAGCGCAGGCGAACGGAAGCTATACGGGGAATAAATCCCTTCCGCCTCTTCTCTTTCCGCTTTCCGCAGCTATGTTATCATTGATTGCGAAAATGAATTATGACGGGACGCATTTATGAAAATTGGAATCCTTTCAGATACGCATGATCATGGCCCGCGGACGTCAGAGGCGCTTGAAATCTTTCGGCAGGAGGGCGTCCGCGAGCTGATTCACTGCGGCGATATGACCCGTGTCGCAACGGCGGAGCTCTTCCGGGATTTCACGCTGCATCATGTCCTGGGCAATAATGATTTTGATTCGATCGGGTTGAGCCTGACGATTCAAGAGTTTGGCCCGGGCTCCGGAAGCGGCGAAATCTTCACCGGCGAGATCGACGGGAAGCTGTTCGCCGCGATCCATGGGCATCGGCTGGCGGCGCTGACGCAGTTAATTCAGAGTCAGCGTTACGATTACGTCCTGACGGGGCATACGCACCGCGTCCGCGACGAACGGATCGGGAGGACGCGGGTCATTAACCCAGGCGCGCTGGGCGGCGCGCGCCGCGACCGGCGGAATTTCTGTATTCTGGAAATCGAAACGGACGACCTGACGCATTATTCGGCGTTCGATTAACTCGGTTCTCTTTTCTGGTTCAGGATAATCAGCGTAAAACCAAACGCGATAACCATGACGGCAAAATAAATTTCGATTGGATAATGATGTGGTTAGTTTGTGATATTGTCTTAGAGAAGTTTTTTGGAAACTGACCTGCCGTCTATCACGAGGAACTACAGGTTTGTTAAAGAGAATGCAGCGCTTTCCGGCTGTGCATACTCTCTATTACAATTAACCCGATAAAATGGAGGGCGCATGAGTGATTTTCTGGAATCCCGATTGGAAAAAATCGTTCTCGAAGCGCAGCGCGAATTTCAGACGCCGGCGATTTCTTTGGCGATTCTTCGCGGCGGAGAGATCATTTTTGAAGCCGGCTATGGAACGCGGACATTGGGCGCGGAAGAAACGGTCGACGCCGATACGTCGTACGCGATCGCGTCCATGTCAAAGTCGATGACGGCGGCGATCCTGGCGGGGCTTGTCGAGCAGGGCGCAATATCCTGGGACGACCGCGTCAGCGATTATCTCCCCGATTTCCGCTTGCAGGACGGGACCGCGAGCCGGGAGTTCCGGGTCCGAGATCTGCTGATCCATAACAGCGGGCTGCGAAGCGAGGCGGGCGGGACGATCTGGTATGGGTCTGACCGGACCCGGCAGGAGGTCGTTCGGGGGCTGCGTTTTCTTCGTCCGGTCAGCGATTTCCGCGAACGTTTCGCATATCAGAACGTGACATTTCTCGTTGCCGGGTTGGTTGCCGAGGCGGTCAGCGGCGAGCGTTGGGACGACCTCATCCAACGACGGATTTTTGATCCGCTCGGCCTGACGCGGAGCTTCCCAACGCTTTCGGCGCGGGACGCCTCGGCGATCGGCAACATCGCCTCGCCCCACGCCCTGATTCAGGGCCAAACCAGCGTCATTCCGTACCGGGGTCACGATAATATTGCGCCGGCTGCCTCGGTTCATTCGACCGCGCATGATCTGGCAAGGTACCTTGCGATGTTCCTGAATCGCGGCATGGCGGGGGAAAAGCGGATCCTCAGCGAAGCGTCTGTCGCAGAGCTTCATCGCTCGCATATGGTTGGCCGCGACCTGGTCCCAGTTGCTCATCCGCGCCTGAAACCGGCGTTCGCGACGTACGGGTATGGCTGGTTTATCGACAGTTACGGCGGCGAGAAACGCGTTTATCATTCGGGCGGCGTTGACGGCATGCGCGGGCAGATCGCGCTCTTTCCGGAACGCGGTTCGGGCGTCGTCGTCCTGTCGAACAGTGAAAATCAATATGCCTATCAGAGCGTCCTGATGACGATCGAGGACTGGCTGATCGGCGCGGAACCGGTAGATTGGGTTCGAACGTATTCAGAGTTCGCCCGAACGAATCCCGATCGAACGGAGCTTCCGGAACGGATTGCGGGAACGGCTCCGCTTCATGCGCTCGAAGCGTACTGCGGAACTTTCTGCGACAGCGTCGCCGGGGAAATCGTCGTTTCAGCGCGAGCGGGAAAGCTTCGGCTCGAATTCGTCCGGACGCCGGCTTTTCGAGCTGAGCTCAGCCATTATCATTACGACACATTCCGGCTGCGCTGGGACGACCGATATATTCCCGACGGACTGGTCACGTTCATGACAGGCTCGGCGGGGCGGGTCGGCGGGTTGACGCTGGACCAGCCCCGCTTACTGGACGTTGATTTCGGCGAACTCGATCCCGTTATTCGGCGGGCTGAAGCGTGAGCCATGCGTGTAAGAATTCCGGTTCATTTGGCGTTCAGGGCTCAGTAGCAGCCGGTCGGGTCCATCAGGTAAATTTCGCCCGCGCCTCGGCCCAGGCCGAAAACGCTGTACCATCCGTAAATCATCATTTTCGCCCGTCCGACCGTCGTTTTCGCGGCCGGGTTTTCTGTATACCCGCTGCAATAAATTTCTTCAGCCGTGCCGTTGACGACGACGAGCGCATTATTGACGTTCGTTTCGCCGTAAATCGCGCGGCCTCCCGCGTATACCCTGTCGACCCAGCCGTTGATAATGATAAAGACGTTATCCACGCTCGAACTGTGCCCCTTTTGCCCGGATTGTCCGCCGCCGTAGATCCACCAGGCCTTCCCGTTTACGATAATCGTGCTGTTATTGGCATGGACATTATGACGATCGTACGTAATCGATCCGCCCATGACCATACTTTTTTCGGTGAAGACAACCTCAGGCCCGATCACGAGCGGAATCCCGTTGCAGAAGAACCAGAAGGAGCGTCCGGAGGGCCGGACATTTTTGACGCCGCCGTCGGAAGAATGAATCTGGACGTAGGCGATTCCCCGATCGATCGGGATCCCGAATCCGTCCGGCGGCTCTTCCGTGTCGCTTGTCAGGAAGATCATGACTTCGCCGGCCTTCTTCGGAATATTTTTCAGCGCTTCCGCGATGTTCGGATATTGACCATAAGTTCCGACGGTAATTTCAACGCGCCGTGTTGTCGACGGGGGTTTCCAGACCGGCGGCGTATCGTCCGGAATAAGCGGTCGGGCCATCGATGGAAAATTCTGCATCGAGATCATATTTTGAAAGCCGAACGGGGTGGCGGTTGAGTAAAGCGCGGAGTCCTGCGACGCCCAGTTCATCATCCCCCCGCTGACCTGCTCTGGCGATAAGGTCGCTGTTGGTTGGGGCTGTGCCGGCGATGGTTTTGACCCGTTTAACGCGTCGATCGTCGATTGCAGCTGCATGATCTGGATTGACAATTGCAGTGCGTCGACGGTCGCCTGTAAATCCTGCGCGGCGGCTTGCGGCGCGGCAGTCCGGATCCATAGAAACAGGGCGAACCCGGCGGCTGAAAGGAGACGGTTAAGTTTCATGAGCGGTTCCTTGTGTAAATCGCGAATCACAAATAGGCACGAAAGACATGCAGGCCGATACGGCCTATATACAGAATATAGAGTTGTATAACGCTTCAACTGCGTAACGATAGTTTATCGCAAAAAGCGGAACCGTAAATGGGCAAAAAGTGGGCAAAACACTTTATTGCGTCAGGTATTCCATCTCGTCGATGACGACCTGCGTTTCGTCGGATTTCAGACCCTTTTCAAGGATGACCCAGTAGTCGCGGCGATAAGAACGGACCCCATAGGCCGGATCGCTTCGGATCCAGCGCAGGACGTTTTCGTACAGCCCCGGGACTTTCGAATCGCGCAAATCGATCGCGATCACGTCCGTTTCGTACATGAACGCGGTTGGGTATATTTCAGCCCTGCGGGACAGGTGCGAATAGAAATGGCTCGCGCCGGAGGCGCTGAGCTCCGCGGGAACCGCCGACAGTTCTTTTTCGAGCTCGCCGTACACGGTCCCTTCGGCGCAGTATTTATGAAAATAATCCACTTTGGGCAGGTGCGCCGACAGGACGAACAGGACAGTCGCGAGCAGCATGAAAGCGCTCAGCGCGAAGCGTCTGGAGGGCGTTCGGATCGCTTCGAGTTCGGAAATGACGAGAATCAGGAAACAGCTGACCGGCCCCATGAAGTATTGGCTGTCGATCGCCTGCCATTCGAGATCCTGGAGCAGGTTGAACGCAATAAACGGGAGCAGCAGGCTCAGGTTCTTCAAGCGGCGCGCCCCGAAAAGCGGCAGCAACGCGAGCGGCAGGAGCAGGAACGAATACAGCTTGAGCTTTTCGGGCGTGAAGACGCGGGTCAGGATTGCGAACGGCGACGTTATCAGGACCTTCGCCAGGTCGCCGATCGATCCGGTTTCCCAGGCCGGAAGCAGGCTTCGATAGCGGTATGTGAAATCCGATTCGTCGCCGAGGATGAAACCCGTGATTCCGACGAATACAAGTCCGGCGATCAGGATCACAACGATCGCTTTCTTTCTCGCTGAAACGGAGCGGAAAAGCGCGGTCAGCGCGTACGCGATGACGTAGATCGCGGCGTCTTCTTTGACCGCGAGCGTCAGGATCAGGAAAACCACGGTCGGAACGTCGAGAAATCGCTCGCTGTCTTCGTTCCGTTCGAAAAAGTATATAAAGCTCAGGAAAAAAACGGGAAGCAGCTTGATCTCATGAAAGTCTTTCAGCTGTCCGCCGAAGTATCCCGGCTGAAGGAGGAACAGGACGGCCAGGATCAGCGACGTTTTCCGGTCGAGGTGATGGGCCCGGGCGAGGCGATAGAGCGGGACAACCGCCAGCGTCGCGAACAGGCTCTGAAGGAAAAGGAGCGTTTCCGGGCTGGAGCGCAGCTTATAAATCGGGACGAGGAGATAGAAAATCGGCGAGAAATGAATCTCCAGCATGTGGTTCATCGCGTAGCCGACCGAAGTCGTGATCGGAGCGCCACCGCGCGACATCAGGTAAAACATCTGGTCAAAAATGCCCAGATCAAAATCGGACGTCAGGAAGATACGATGGCGAACGATTCCGGTCGCTGCCGTCAGGCAGAGCGTCAGCGCGCCCGCGGCGGTCAGCAGGCTCCCGGCGGCGCGGGCGCTCAGGTCTAACTTCGAACCCATGCCGCGGACGTTAAATAAATAATGACAAAGGTAAGCGGCGCCGATCCAGGCTATCAGCCGGGCTTCATCAGCGGAATCCGTTTTGACCGAAAACGCGATCCAGCCAATCAGGACGAATACCGACAGCGCGGCGATCAGAAGATCGAGCCAGCCGCGCCGGCGCAGCAGGAAAATAAACAGGAAATACAGCGCGGCCGCGGCCGCAAAAAAGAAAAGAAAAAATTTCGGATACCCGGCTATGATTTCGCTGGAAAGCCGGCTGAGCGGAACGCCGCGCGCAGCGCGATAAACCGAAAAGCTCAGGATCAACAGGAACGCGGCGAAAAACGATTCAACGACCTCGCTGACAATCTCGGCGAAGGATTTCGGCTGCGCTGGAGCGGGCGAAGGATTTATCATGGATTCAGCGCCCAGGACCAAAGCGAAAAGATTTCGTACAGTGTAGATTCAGCTCGTTCATTCCGCACTCGCGTCCAGTCGCCCGAAAAATAATCAGCCTGCGGTTCTCTCCGCCGCGGGAACTTCCTGCAGGATGGGGCGGAATTTATACCCGTAAAGAATTGCTCCGTGACGGTCTCCGTCGTCGCGAAGCTTCCGCGTTACCATCTCGACCGGCGTTCCGATCTTGATTTCTTCGTCGCCGATGTCGGTTAGCTGCGCCGTGATAATCGGGCCTTCCTGGAGCTTGATCAGCGCGACGAAATACGGTGCGTTCTGACGATAGCCGGCTGGTCCTTCGGTTAACTTCGTGTAGGAATAAACCTCGCCTTTCCCGCTGAACTGATACGCGGTTTTGGCTTCCAGTCCGCAATGCGGGCATACGTCCCGCGGCGGGAAAATTTTTCCGGCACAATGCGGGCATTCTTCTCCAATCAGCGCATATCGTTGTTTTTTTAGCCGCCAATGGCGAGGATTTTCCATACCGTTTCGCAAGTCTCCCATTCGTTTCGCCCGACTCCATCCGCGTTATCAGACGGGGTCGGACCCTTTTTTTATTCAACGGTTCGGATTATAGGCAAGTTTTCATGTCAGAAGCTATCCTGATAGGTTTTGAAAGCTTTTTCATGACGCTAAGACATGCGATATGGCGGTCGCGGCCCGTCCGCCGAGCGCCTGGACGAAGACGGTTCTCGCAGGCTTCTGCGTTCGGAGCCAGTCGATGGCTTCGATAACCTGGTAAATTCCGGCCGCTCCGGTTGGATAGCCGCGGCCTGAATTCCCGCCGCCGTGATTCAGCGGGATCCGGTCTGCCCGCCATCCCTGCCCTGGATGGGAAAGGCCGATCGCTTCAAGCGAGAGAATCAAGTCAATCGCGGTTTTATCGTCAAGTTCGAACGCGTCGATTTTCTTCAGTCGGATATTGGCCTGATTCAGCGCGCGTTCGGCGGATTGCGCCGCGGCGGTATACGTCAGGAGCTGGGGACGGTCATGGATCGAGAGCTGGGCCGTCGCGTTCGCGGACGCCAGGATCCGGATCGGCGGCGCGGAAACGTTCGGCGGAACGTTGCCGGCGCGCGTGACGACAACCGCGGCGGCGCCGTCGCCGAGCTGCGCCAGGTCGAACATGCCGAGCGGAGGCAGCGGGATAGCCTGCCGGTCGTAGACGTCGGGGCGAAGCGAACCGCGCGGGCGGGCGTACGGATTCATGGCCGCGTTTTCGCACGCGCGCTGCGCGAGCGCTCGGAAGATGTCACGCGGATGCGCATAGGTTTCGAGATATCGGCGCGCGATCAGGGCTGCCTGACTTTCGACGGTCAGTCCCTGCGAAGATTCATATTCGTAATTCAACGTCAGGTTGGCGGCGTCGTCGGCTTTCGATCCGACGACGTCGGTTATTTTTTCGACGCCGACGGCGACGGCGGTTTTAATCCAGCCTGATTCGACGGCGAGGAAGGCGGCACGGAGCGCGGCCGCGCCGGACGCGCCGGCCGCTTCGAAGGTCGTGCTTTCCAGGTGTGGATGCCCCACGGCTTCGGGAACAAGCGCGCCGAGGTTCGCCTGACGCGAGAGGATCGTGGCATAGGCATTCCCGATATAGATCGCGTCGGCGGGCGGGTCCCCGGCGTCGCGGAGCGCCAGGCGAACGGCCTCGGATGCAAGGCTGACGATCGAACGATCCCAATATTCGCCGACCCTGATCCGGCCGGCGCCGATAATAACGGATTCGGAAGCGGAAACTCTGACGTTTTTCATTGCTGAGCCTACGCGTCCATATCGATTTTTTCGCGGCAGCGCGCGTAAGT includes:
- a CDS encoding transcriptional regulator, whose protein sequence is MENPRHWRLKKQRYALIGEECPHCAGKIFPPRDVCPHCGLEAKTAYQFSGKGEVYSYTKLTEGPAGYRQNAPYFVALIKLQEGPIITAQLTDIGDEEIKIGTPVEMVTRKLRDDGDRHGAILYGYKFRPILQEVPAAERTAG